A genomic segment from Acidobacteriota bacterium encodes:
- a CDS encoding YggS family pyridoxal phosphate-dependent enzyme, with amino-acid sequence MSLKENIEFIGERIKISAKKSGRNPEEIKILGATKSVPTEKIIEAYEAGIKLFGENRVQEANQKISEINIPSIEWHMIGNLQKNKVKKALELFSVIESLSSIELAEKINRDAELLNRKIRCFIEVNLAGEETKWGIKEEDIFSSVGKLTGLKNIEIIGLMAIPPFFENPEMSRPYFKELREIKEKINRMNLDNISIMELSMGMSSDYEVAVEEGATIVRLGTILFGPRNRGKK; translated from the coding sequence ATGAGTTTAAAAGAAAATATAGAATTTATTGGGGAAAGAATAAAAATATCAGCAAAAAAATCAGGAAGGAATCCAGAGGAAATAAAAATTCTTGGTGCTACAAAAAGTGTTCCAACTGAAAAAATTATTGAAGCTTACGAAGCTGGAATTAAACTTTTTGGAGAAAACAGGGTTCAGGAAGCTAATCAGAAAATAAGCGAGATAAACATTCCTTCGATTGAATGGCATATGATTGGAAATCTTCAGAAAAATAAAGTTAAAAAAGCCCTTGAATTGTTCAGTGTGATTGAATCTTTAAGCAGCATTGAGCTGGCCGAGAAAATTAACAGGGATGCTGAATTATTAAATAGAAAAATTCGATGTTTTATCGAGGTGAATTTAGCAGGAGAAGAAACAAAATGGGGAATTAAAGAAGAAGATATATTTTCTTCTGTTGGGAAATTAACGGGTTTAAAAAATATTGAAATAATCGGATTGATGGCAATTCCACCATTCTTTGAAAATCCAGAAATGTCAAGGCCGTACTTTAAAGAGTTGCGCGAAATCAAAGAAAAAATAAATCGAATGAATTTGGATAACATTTCAATAATGGAACTTTCTATGGGAATGAGTTCAGATTATGAAGTTGCAGTGGAAGAAGGAGCCACGATTGTAAGGTTAGGGACGATTCTTTTTGGTCCGAGGAATCGAGGAAAAAAATGA